A region of the Romboutsia hominis genome:
ATAATCAGTTGAGTATTCTAAAGCATATCCTACATTTAATCCTGCTATTTTCATTTCAACGTATAGGTGTTGTATTAGTGTAGTTTTACCACATCTAGGCCCACCTAAAACTGCTATTCTCTTAGTTGCCATTATTTATATCAACTCCATAATTTATATTCTTTTTAAGGAACTTTTATATTATACTAATATTTAGCAGTTTATTCAATGTTTTTGATACAATTCTATATATTTACATAGAAATGTTCATATTTTAATATTTACTCTAAAAAGAACTATTTTATATGTGCATAGAAAAATTCTTTCCTATTTCATATCCTTCATTGTATATTTTTTTACAAAATTCTTTTTCAAATCTTAATGTAGCATTTTTTTCAAAAGGTTTTTTAGGCTTTATTATAAAAATATTGTCTTTACCAAATTTATCGCTTATTTCTGCAGGTAGTTCATATTCTGTATGTGTATCTATTATTATTATTTTATCTAAGTCTTGTTCTACTAATGGCTGTATTAATGTATTATTAACTAATCCTCCATCAAGATTAAATCCATCATATAGCCCTTCACTTACATCTTTCATAAACTGCTGTCCTAGCGGTAAAGTTGCTTTTGGGTTACATGGTAATAAAGAACTATACTTAATACTTTCTAAAGCTTTAGACTTATCTACATCTTTTATATTCATTACCTTTTCATTTAGATTTTTATTTTTTATTTCTATATAATTAACATAAAAGTCTATTTCCGCTTCTTTACTTACTTCTAAAGTTTTTAATCCTTCTATCACATAAGAATTATCCACAGTATTATCTATTATTTTGATATCGTTTGCAGGATCTATTTCTATATTTGTCCACATATCCTCTAACTTTTCAACATTTCCTGTGAATATATAATATCCATTAATTGCTCCTATAGATGTTCCCGATATTGCACTAAAATCTAACCCTCTGTCATAAAGAGCCTTTATAACTCCTGCTTGATAAGCTCCTTTAGCTCCTCCTCCAGAAAGGCATAATCCTATTTTCATCTGTCTCATCTCCTATTTATATTTCATAAAATTTATTAAATGTCTTATATATACTATAATGATCTTTTACACTTCCTAATTCTCTTATAGAGTGCATTGCAAGTATTGGTGAACCTACATCAACAGATGGTATATCTATATGTGTTGATGAAATTGGCCCTATAGTACTTCCTCCTCTTTCATCTGATCTATTTACAAATTCTTGATACTTAACGTTAGCTTCTTTGCATATAGCTTTGTATATAGATATTGAGCTGGCATCACTTGTATATGCTTGATTTGCATTTATCTTTATAACTGGTCCTTTACCCATTACTGGTTTGTTTGTTGGGTCATGCTTTTCTCCTAAGTTTGGATGCACTGCATGTGCTAAATCAGCTGATATAATAAATGAAGAATATAATGCTGTAAAGAATTCTTCTCTTGATTTACCTAAAGATATACATATTCTTTCTAGTATGTTTAATAACATATTAGAATCTGCACCTTGTTTAGTAGAACTTCCTACTTCTTCATTATCAAATACAGCTACTAAATTTACACCATTTTTACCATTAGCATTTATAAGTGCATGTAAACTAGCATGTGCCATTGATAAATTATCTAATCTGCTTGTTGATATAAACTCCTCATTAGGACCCATTAAAGAACCTTTTTCATATTCATATAAGAATAAATCAAAGTCTAATATTTCTTCCTTATTTATACCTAGTGACTTACTTATTTCATTTATTAAGAAGTTATCTTTTTCTAAACTTTCGTTTATAAGACCTACTAAAGGTAACATATCCTTTTGTTTATTTAGTGCATATCCATCATTTACTCCTCTATTTAAATGAATAGCTATATTTGGTATGATACATATTGGTTTATTTATATTTACCATTTTTTCTACTGGATTTAATATACTTTCTCCCTTTAATACAACCCTTCCAGCTATGGCTAAAGGTCTATCTAACCAAGTATTTAATATTGGTCCACCATAGCATTCAGTATTTAATTTTAAGTATGTACCTTCAGAACACATTTCAGCATTTGGCTTTATTCTAAATGTAGGTGAGTCAGTATGAGAACCTACTATTCTAAATCCTTCTTTTTCTATGTTATTAGAGTTAACCTCAAAGGCTATTATAGCAGAAGAATTCTTTGTTACATAATACTTCCCATTTACTTCTATGTTCCATATATCATCTAATTTTAATTCTTTAAAGTTATTATCCTCTAAAAGCTTTATAGATGTTTCTACTGCTTGAAATGATGTTGGACTTTTATAAATAAAATCTATTAAATCTTTAGCAAATCTCTTTTGTTCCATTTTGTAGCCTCCCTAGTAAATGTAAATTAATGTATTTCTACATTATAAATATATTATAATACTAATTTTCCCAATCTTAAACAGAGTATTTTAATCTTTAAAATAAAGATTTACTATATTTATATTTGTCATTAACTTAGTGAGTTCTAATGTGTTATATAGTTAACCTAAGCTTTTTAAATATATTATTTAAATAAAAATAAAGGATATATAAATATATCCTTTATTTTTTATTTACTATAATACATCTAATGTTGTGTATTCTTTATTTATTTTTTTAATTCCTTGTTCTTTAAATGCTATTGTAACATCAGAGCCCATCATACCAACAACAGTACCTTCTCCAAATTTTGGATGATGTACCTTTGCTCCTAGCTTTATATCATCTATATCAGTTTCTTTTTTAGTATCTTTTATAGTCGCATTTACTTTTTTAGCAACTGTGGACTTATTCATAGTGTTCATATATTTTTGTTTGTACTTATCTAATACATTATAATTAGCCTTTGAGTAAGTTAATTCTTTTTCTACTTTGTTAAGCTTCTCTATACATTGTTCTGGTAATTCTTCCATAAATCTAGATGCTATTGATGGATTAGTTTTTCCATATAAAGTTCTTCTTTGAGTTAATGTCATATAAAGAACTTCTTTTGCTCTTGTTATACCAACATAGCAAAGTCTTCTTTCTTCTTCTATATCTGACTCACTCATTGACCTTACAGCTCTAGATATTGGGAATAATCCCTCTTCCATACCAATTAAGAATACAACAGGGAATTCTAGCCCTTTTGATGTGTGTATAGTCATTAATGATACTTTTTCTATCTCTTCATCTTCACTAGATTCAGATGAAAGTGCAACACCTGTTAAGAATGTTTGTAAATCTTTTTCTTCGCTACTTTGCTCAAATTCTAATGCTATAGATATAAACTCTTTTAGATTATCAATTCTATCTTGAGCTTCTTCACTTTTGTCCTTAGATAGCTCATCTATATATCCTGTAGTCTCTAATACTTTCTCTATAAGCTTACTTACAGGATATACTTCTTTTATAGTTCTAAGTGTTCCTACTGTATCAACAAATCCATTTATACTATTTTTAGCTTTTGTTGATATATCTGAATTTGTATCTATATCTATTAGTACAGAGTACATACTCTCTTGCTTTAAACTAGCTCTATCTTCTATTTTTTCTATAGTTCTAAGACCTATACCTCTTCTAGGTACGTTTATTATCCTCTTTAAAGATATATCATCTTGAGGATTTTGTATAACCCTTAAATATGCTAGTAAATCTTTTATTTCTTTTCTTTCATAGAATTTTGTTCCACCA
Encoded here:
- a CDS encoding patatin-like phospholipase family protein, which translates into the protein MKIGLCLSGGGAKGAYQAGVIKALYDRGLDFSAISGTSIGAINGYYIFTGNVEKLEDMWTNIEIDPANDIKIIDNTVDNSYVIEGLKTLEVSKEAEIDFYVNYIEIKNKNLNEKVMNIKDVDKSKALESIKYSSLLPCNPKATLPLGQQFMKDVSEGLYDGFNLDGGLVNNTLIQPLVEQDLDKIIIIDTHTEYELPAEISDKFGKDNIFIIKPKKPFEKNATLRFEKEFCKKIYNEGYEIGKNFSMHI
- a CDS encoding M18 family aminopeptidase, with amino-acid sequence MEQKRFAKDLIDFIYKSPTSFQAVETSIKLLEDNNFKELKLDDIWNIEVNGKYYVTKNSSAIIAFEVNSNNIEKEGFRIVGSHTDSPTFRIKPNAEMCSEGTYLKLNTECYGGPILNTWLDRPLAIAGRVVLKGESILNPVEKMVNINKPICIIPNIAIHLNRGVNDGYALNKQKDMLPLVGLINESLEKDNFLINEISKSLGINKEEILDFDLFLYEYEKGSLMGPNEEFISTSRLDNLSMAHASLHALINANGKNGVNLVAVFDNEEVGSSTKQGADSNMLLNILERICISLGKSREEFFTALYSSFIISADLAHAVHPNLGEKHDPTNKPVMGKGPVIKINANQAYTSDASSISIYKAICKEANVKYQEFVNRSDERGGSTIGPISSTHIDIPSVDVGSPILAMHSIRELGSVKDHYSIYKTFNKFYEI